From the candidate division WOR-3 bacterium genome, one window contains:
- a CDS encoding FlgD immunoglobulin-like domain containing protein: KNAKAVYVVFEDEYPPFLQAQQETIKKYEERGGRIAFASHEVLWYSWQYSSNKSYDSTWCKNYLQARYKADLTSTGTFNIYGVSGDPISGPYAENPVSYTPHRTGAAADSFDVVPTPPNGWDPGGTSSVVWRWNASNGGRVGVKWESGNNHGTIGDGIWGGYKTRTIYNGFSITQMDTTKLPEILNNQFIWLIGHDHPDVEISSPIGGQVYTSSPINIVWNATAYGGAQIDTTWIEYSSDGGSIWNLVAAGTNLTPPYAWNVSTLPNGNKYRVRVTVNDKNVYPSLKGFAETANFRIAIPGNDNIGPKILANSIIVANNPKFVTTTDTILSFTAVVSDSDAGFSTISAASYIVKSPNSSSGEVAMQALDGSWDEVAEEVIGNIRLIYTPNTVRICSLFVRGRDSGSNWGVWLYRTFTLINGDIRPVGVEEVASIPTAYHLAQPLPNPGKGMIRFDYAIPKEAKVDIKIYNCLGQVVRTLVDEEKEPGYYKIYWNGRDDKGKALTAGIYFCRMTAEEFVDTRKIILLK; the protein is encoded by the coding sequence GAAAAATGCCAAAGCAGTATATGTCGTTTTTGAAGATGAATATCCACCGTTTCTACAAGCCCAGCAGGAAACAATCAAAAAATATGAAGAGCGTGGTGGAAGAATCGCATTCGCATCCCATGAAGTTTTGTGGTACTCCTGGCAGTATAGTTCCAATAAATCATACGATAGCACCTGGTGCAAGAATTACCTGCAAGCAAGATACAAAGCAGATCTCACAAGTACCGGGACTTTTAATATTTATGGTGTGAGTGGTGATCCGATAAGTGGACCGTATGCTGAAAACCCGGTGAGCTATACTCCCCATCGGACTGGTGCTGCGGCTGATTCATTTGATGTCGTGCCTACACCGCCCAACGGTTGGGATCCGGGTGGGACATCTTCGGTAGTCTGGCGCTGGAATGCATCAAACGGAGGCAGGGTTGGAGTGAAATGGGAATCGGGCAACAATCATGGTACAATTGGTGATGGCATATGGGGTGGTTATAAGACACGCACAATCTATAATGGATTTTCAATCACCCAGATGGATACTACAAAACTACCAGAGATTCTAAACAATCAATTTATCTGGCTCATTGGGCATGACCATCCGGATGTAGAAATATCTTCACCAATCGGTGGGCAGGTATACACCTCAAGCCCGATTAACATTGTTTGGAATGCAACCGCTTATGGTGGCGCACAGATCGATACCACCTGGATTGAATATTCATCAGATGGAGGTTCAATCTGGAATTTGGTCGCTGCTGGGACTAATCTCACCCCTCCTTATGCGTGGAATGTGAGCACATTGCCTAACGGTAATAAATATCGTGTTCGGGTGACAGTCAATGATAAAAATGTCTATCCATCTTTAAAAGGTTTTGCGGAAACCGCCAATTTCCGAATTGCGATTCCGGGTAATGATAATATCGGTCCCAAGATCCTCGCAAACTCAATAATCGTTGCTAATAACCCCAAATTTGTTACCACAACTGATACCATATTGTCCTTTACTGCAGTAGTTAGCGATTCCGATGCCGGATTTTCAACGATTAGCGCTGCAAGTTATATCGTCAAAAGTCCAAATTCATCGAGTGGCGAGGTGGCGATGCAGGCCTTGGATGGATCCTGGGATGAAGTCGCAGAAGAGGTAATCGGTAACATTAGACTTATCTATACTCCAAATACGGTGCGCATCTGTTCCCTCTTTGTGCGGGGTCGTGATAGCGGGTCCAACTGGGGCGTCTGGTTATACCGGACATTTACCTTGATTAATGGTGATATTCGACCGGTTGGAGTTGAAGAAGTAGCATCAATACCCACTGCCTATCATCTGGCTCAACCCCTGCCTAATCCAGGCAAAGGAATGATTCGCTTTGATTATGCAATTCCCAAAGAAGCCAAGGTGGATATAAAAATTTATAATTGTCTCGGGCAGGTTGTGCGGACACTCGTGGATGAAGAAAAAGAACCCGGATATTATAAGATATACTGGAACGGAAGGGATGATAAGGGTAAGGCACTTACGGCAGGGATTTATTTTTGCCGAATGACCGCAGAAGAATTTGTTGATACCCGGAAGATAATCTTATTGAAGTAA